The uncultured Methanolobus sp. sequence CAAAAAATGCAATACAGGGTCTTTCGCCTTTACATTAATCATAGTTGCAATGAGAGATAAGGCCACAAAAATAAAACCAGCTATACATGTAATCTCATTTAAGAATATTTCAGACTGTTTTATACGGTTATCGCAAATCTTAATAAAACACTTCCACCCTTCATTATCAAATCCCGATTCTCTAAACTCCTTAGAAATTAACCAATGAATATCGTCAAAACCATTTGTAAAGCTCCATATGACAAAATTCTTGCGATTATTTTTGATTCTGCGATTGCAGTTTTCTGTGAGTTCTTTTAGGACAGGCATTGTATTACTTTTCAATTTTTATCTTTTAAGCAGTCTATGTCAGTAAATATATTTCTTATGACTATATATATTTATTCATTTTGAAGCGGTGGCCTGAAATTAGATGCTCTTAATGGTTGTTTTTGAACGCCATTTCGGTGATAAAATCGTTTATCGAGTCTGGTGGATCGAGCGTTTTAAATTTTTGTCCTTCAAGTGTTCTTTGTGGGGGACTGCTACACTAAAAATGGTTTTTTCTTCCATATACCGGCCTGATTGTTCAACGCGCTTTTTTCACGGTGAACCAGAAATCACTTCCCTGGCCTATTGGATTGTTTTCAACTCCAATTTCTCCGCCGTGAAGTTCCACTATTCTTTTTGCGATTGCAAGGCCAAGTCCGCTTCCTTTTATACTTCCTTTTTCTGCCCGTCTGAAACGCTCGAATATCATTTCCCTGTCACCGTTGTTGATGCCCTGACCGGTATCAGTAACCTGTATTTTCCATTTATCCATGGCATCTGATATGGTAATTGATATTCTTCCTTTAGAAGGAGTGAATTTGATCGCATTGGAAAGCAGGTTAAGGAATACTTCTTCCATGATCGGGTTCATGAGTGACGGGTAAGGTCCGATTGCTTTCATATCAAACCGAATATCTTTTTTATCCATTTCAGAACCGAGGTTCCTGACTACTTTTTCAAGAATTGGCAAAAAGTCCTGCTCTTCAAATTTGATATCATCGACCGATTCCAGTTTTATGAACTTTGAAGCTGATTCGATCATATAGATCATTCTTTCATTGTTCTTGTGAATCTTATCAAGCAGGTTCTGTTTTCTTTTTTTGTCTTCAACAATTATCAGTTCCTCAGTAAAACCGCGTATTATATTTGCAGGATTAAGAAGGTCATGTGTGAGTACATCTGTGAAAAGCACTTTCAGGTGATTTGCATCTTCAAGTTGTTTTGCATATGTTCTGAGATTTTCTTCAGCTTCTTTCCTGCTTAGAGCCTCTGCAAGTACATTAGCCACAGACTGCATGAAATGCATGTCATCTTTGGTGAAAACTCTTCTTTGTGTGGTGTGTACATTCATGACACCGTAGGGTTCTTCTCTGCTACCGATAGTAACATCCATTCCGCTGACAATACCGTTTTCCTGAAGCAATGACAATCCGCTGAATTTGTCCTGTGATCTGTTTTCCTGAATAACTGAGTCTTCTTCGCAGTCAGAGTACAAAGTGTAGCAGACAATGTCATTCTTGCTGTTTTCTCTTTCATTTTTAGTGTTGTTTTTCTCTTCCCAGCCAACACCTGCAACCATGACAGCATTATCGCCTTCTTTTTTCATTATCCGGCAGTATTCAACATCAAGAGTACCTGTTATAAGTCTCACGGAGTCCTGCATGAGTTCATCAAGGTCTGCTCCTGCAAGTCCTTCCTGTCCGAGCTTTGCAACGGCAGCCTGTTGTTTTTCTCTCATTTTCAGGGTATTTTCAATGGATTTGCATTCACTGATGTCCTTTGCGTGTCTTACTACCATTGAAACATTGCCGTTATCATCAAAAAGAGGTGAAAGCTCAATGAGTTTTGTTTTGCTGTCAAGAGGGTCTTCAATCTCAAATTTACAGCATTTACCGGTAGCAAAAACTTCAAGCAAACGACATGATTCACAGGGTTTTGTCTGCTGCATGAGACAATTATAGCACAAGGGATTACCCATTTTTATATTTGTAGCTATAGAATCACAATTCTTCCAGTTACTGGTTACAATTCGCATATCCCGGTCTATTACAACTATCAGATCCTGTATCGATGACAGGGTTTTTTTCAAAATACCAAGCTGAATATTGTTCAGCTCATCGTTTTTTGTGTCACAAATTGAAATATGAATCCCCCGGATAACTTTCAATTATTGTAATTCGGGTTCAGTTAGCTTATTGTCTGAATATTATACCAGTAATATAATATTATAAGACTGAATCCAGATGAAAAAGTCTTGAATTCTGCTATTTATATGTATCCGGGGTCTGAGCATATGATGATGAGTATGAGTGTAATATATTGGATAGCAATTTATATACTTCTCATAAAATAACAACGTAATCTATATGCAGAGACTCAATAATATTATAAAGTCATAATATATCCAATCTCATATATTTACTATAAATCAAGATTTGATATTTTCCCTATAATTTTATTCCGCAATGCTTGCAAAACAGGGCATCGCTATCGTTTTTGTCATTCCCACAATGCTTGCAGATATTCTTTGGCATTTTATTTTCTCTTTCTTCAATAGAAGCAAAACTAATTTCTGCTGTTACAATGCCTGTTGGAACAGCGATTATGCTATAACCAATTATCATGACAACTGAAGAAAGAGCAATTCCAAGCGGCGTTTTTGGTACAATGTCACCATAGCCTACCGTTGTAAGTGTCACGATAGCCCAGTGAATGCTCATTGGTATGCTGGTAAAACCGTTTTCCTCACCTTCAATCACATACATCATGGAGCCAAGAATAACGACAAGTGTCAGCACCGTAAACAGGAAAACAGTAATTTTCCTGCCGCTTGCTTTTAATGCGCTTATCAGCAGTTCAGCCTCGTTCAGGTACTTCACAAGTTTAAGAATACGGAATATTCTCAGCACCCTGAGTATCCTGATAACAAGCAGGAACTGGCTTCCCGGCAAAATGAGACTCAGGTATGTAGGCATGATGGCCAGCAGGTCAACAATTCCAAAAAGGCTGCCTGCGTACTTTGTTTTGTTTTTGACACAAAGCATTCGAAGAATATATTCAATTGAAAAAAGAATGGTGAAGAACCATTCTATATTATAGAGCAGGTCACCGTGTGCAAGTCTGAATGATTTCACACTGTCAAGCATGACAGCTAGCACGCTCAGGAGGATACTCGCTATCAGAATTATATCGAAGTTCTTCCCGGCAGGAGTATCAGCCTCAAAGATTATTTCGTAGAGTCGGCTCCTCCAGTTATCCCCGTCCGGTTTGTTATCTGAATATTTATCCTCATTTGCAGCCATTGTAATCCTCAGAAATCAAAAAGGCTCTTTTGTCCTGTACTTTCCTGCAGGTTGCCAACCCTGACACCAATGCGCCTGAAATTAATAGTGCTTTCCTCAAGGAACTGTTTCATCAGTTCAACAGCATTCTCAGCCAGTATTTCCCTGTCACTCACAGCGTGGTTGAATGTCTTGCTTTTTGTTGAAGTTTTGAAATTTGAGAATATAACGGTTACTGTTACAGACCGGAATGCTACTTTCCTTTTTTTGATCTTGCTGGTAACATCATCCATAAGCTCATCAAGCAATGAGAATATCATTTTCTCATTTCTGCTGTCATTTTTCAGTGAAGCCATCCTGCCAACCTGGTCGCTTGCAGTTCTCTCCTTCACAGGACTGTCATCCTGACCTGATGCAGCTTTTTTAAGCCACATACCTTTGTTCTTTCCAAAAACAGAAATCAGTTCCATAACATCAAAAGCAGCCAGCTCCTCAACAGTTGAAATTCCCATTTCAGCCAGCTTGTCCTCGGTTACCTTGCCGATTCCCCATAATTTCTTCACCGGCATCGGTTTAAGAAAATCCTCAGTTTCTTCCGGTCTAATTACAGTTATTCCATCAGGTTTTAGGAAAGACGATGCCATCTTAGCAATGAGTTTGTTGGGACCGATGCCAACCGAGCAGGTAATTCTTTCCTGTGATTTCACTTCTTCTTTAATCCTGATGCCGATTTCCTTTGCAATATCGTAATCCCTATTGCAGGATTCGCTTATCTCCAGAAAAGCCTCATCGATACTTATTTTTTCAAAAGATTCCTCACGATCTGCATTTGACCTGAGGATATCCATCACATTTGCAGAAACCTCTTCATAGAACGCTTTTCGAACCGGCAGAAAAACAGCATCAGGCTTTTTAGATTTTGCAAGTTTACACGGCATGGCAGAATGTATCCCGGCATCTCTTGCAATATAATTGGAAGTACTGACAGCTCCGCCCGATTCATCACGGTTGGAATACATGCAGACAACAACAGCTTTTCCTTTCAGAGTTGGGTCTTCCCGCTCTTCTATTGCAGCATAGAAGTAGTCCATGTCCACATGAATTATCACACGTTCCATTACTAAGTAAGAATGTTCAGGAGCTTTTTATGGTTAACTGAAAGATTGGTTCCGTAGAAATCCGGTTTATAGTGACATAAGCATTTCTGATTTTCATTTCCACAAAATGAATTTTCAAGCTAAAAACAAAGTAACAACCGCCAGAGGCGGCACATTCTGATGCTGCTACATGAAAGATTATTCCAAAGATTATTGCATTGATACTGAGAAATCTACGGAAAATTTGCAAAGAACGTAGAGGGTGTTTTCCGATTATTCTATTTCTTTTTGTGGGAAAACGCCGGCTTCGCCGGACCCTTCGGTTTTAATCAAGTTATTCATGACCTACGATTGATCATATTGTCCTGACAAAACCGGTACTGCTTTCCTTTAAGTTTTAACAACAGGATTTCTACAGGGCCGAAAAATCGAATGAAAAATGAGTTTAAGGAATCGGCTTTAAAGAATCGTATCCCTGCAATCCACATAAATGCGGCTGAAGTCAGGCACTTTTCCTGAGATTGGTTTTGCGTAGAGGTACAGGTTCTCATGCATTGGCTTGAATTTATTCAGGACTCCAAGAACCGGATCATCAGGATCAGTGCAGGCTCCAAAGAACTTGCAGTTAGTCTCAAACATCAGGTTATTACAATAGTCAATTATCTCTTCCATTGCAGGGCTGTGTTCCTGTTCAAATGCAAAATCTACAATCGAATGCATTTTGCAGACCTCACCTTCAGATGGAATATCCGGCACTCTTGTAAAGTGTCTGAGTATTCCGTATGCATTTGCCATGAGTTTCCACATCATCGGTTCTTTTGTGTAAGTAACTTCCATAAGGACCGAAGTATCCCAGAAACCTGCACAGGCAACAATGTGTCCTTTCCATTTTGCGACAATGAAATTTTCAAGACCGTATCCAAGTATTCTTTCAGTATAGTTCCTGAAACTCTCTGTGGTAAATGGGTAAAATTGGGCGTTTCCATGGTAGTAGCTATTGATCAGCTTAATAGTTTCATGGATATCATCAGGATTTATCCTTTCAATTTCATATCCGCTTTCCATCTTTTCATTTTGATGAGCTGAAATTGAAATAACCTGAATGTTCTTTTCTCTCATGTAGCCAAGATTTTCAAAGAGATCAATGAACTCTTCATTTGGTTCATACGCATAACAATAGATGTAAGAAGCATTTATTTTAGCCGCAGCTTTTTCTGCTTCCCTGATAAGTTCGACTTCAATTCCCTGATCTTTGTGGTCAGGATGAACCATAACTTCTGCAATGTAAAGATATGGTTCATCTAGTCCTTGTTTAATTGACCACCCTATCCACCCCACAGCGGCGGCATTCTTCTCTGCGACACGGATTTCCCAGTTGTCGAAAAGCTCATATCTTGCTGTTATATCCGGTCCCTTGTCAATGATCATTGCACATTCTTCATTTCCCTGGGGACATAGCTTTTCAATGTCCAGCAGGGTGTCGTTGTCCTCTTCCCTAAAGGGTCTTATATTGAGCATGCAATCACTCCGGTATCTTTTGTCAGATGCTCCGGTTACAAGGAAACCCGGAAAACAGAGTCATAACTCCGTGTCACAGGTTTTGAATTCTACTACTCCCAAATAAAAATTGAATTTGATCGGATATATAGGTTTTGGATATAATCAAAGATAATTAATAAAATATGCAAGAGTAACTATTACTTTCACAAGTAAAAAGCTAATCCTGATTATTCCTTATTCTTCAAATTCAGCAAGCGCTGTGCTGAGGTACCTCTCACCAGTATCCGGCAATATTACAACTATCATCTTTCCGGCATTCTCTTCCCGCCTGGCAACCTGCAATGCTGCATGAACTGCTGCGCCACATGAGATTCCAACGAGTATTCCTTCTTTTTTAGCCACTTGTCTGGCAGCTTCAAAAGCATCCTCATTGCTGACTTTGATAACTTCATCGATGATCTCCGTGTTCAGCACATCAGGGACAAAACCGGCACCAATTCCCTGTATCTTATGGGGTCCGGGATTCCCACCGGAAAGAACAGGTGAATCTTCCGGCTCAACAGCTATTGCTTTA is a genomic window containing:
- a CDS encoding ion transporter translates to MAANEDKYSDNKPDGDNWRSRLYEIIFEADTPAGKNFDIILIASILLSVLAVMLDSVKSFRLAHGDLLYNIEWFFTILFSIEYILRMLCVKNKTKYAGSLFGIVDLLAIMPTYLSLILPGSQFLLVIRILRVLRIFRILKLVKYLNEAELLISALKASGRKITVFLFTVLTLVVILGSMMYVIEGEENGFTSIPMSIHWAIVTLTTVGYGDIVPKTPLGIALSSVVMIIGYSIIAVPTGIVTAEISFASIEERENKMPKNICKHCGNDKNDSDALFCKHCGIKL
- a CDS encoding GNAT family N-acetyltransferase, which gives rise to MLNIRPFREEDNDTLLDIEKLCPQGNEECAMIIDKGPDITARYELFDNWEIRVAEKNAAAVGWIGWSIKQGLDEPYLYIAEVMVHPDHKDQGIEVELIREAEKAAAKINASYIYCYAYEPNEEFIDLFENLGYMREKNIQVISISAHQNEKMESGYEIERINPDDIHETIKLINSYYHGNAQFYPFTTESFRNYTERILGYGLENFIVAKWKGHIVACAGFWDTSVLMEVTYTKEPMMWKLMANAYGILRHFTRVPDIPSEGEVCKMHSIVDFAFEQEHSPAMEEIIDYCNNLMFETNCKFFGACTDPDDPVLGVLNKFKPMHENLYLYAKPISGKVPDFSRIYVDCRDTIL
- the dinB gene encoding DNA polymerase IV; amino-acid sequence: MERVIIHVDMDYFYAAIEEREDPTLKGKAVVVCMYSNRDESGGAVSTSNYIARDAGIHSAMPCKLAKSKKPDAVFLPVRKAFYEEVSANVMDILRSNADREESFEKISIDEAFLEISESCNRDYDIAKEIGIRIKEEVKSQERITCSVGIGPNKLIAKMASSFLKPDGITVIRPEETEDFLKPMPVKKLWGIGKVTEDKLAEMGISTVEELAAFDVMELISVFGKNKGMWLKKAASGQDDSPVKERTASDQVGRMASLKNDSRNEKMIFSLLDELMDDVTSKIKKRKVAFRSVTVTVIFSNFKTSTKSKTFNHAVSDREILAENAVELMKQFLEESTINFRRIGVRVGNLQESTGQKSLFDF
- a CDS encoding GAF domain-containing sensor histidine kinase, with the translated sequence MKKTLSSIQDLIVVIDRDMRIVTSNWKNCDSIATNIKMGNPLCYNCLMQQTKPCESCRLLEVFATGKCCKFEIEDPLDSKTKLIELSPLFDDNGNVSMVVRHAKDISECKSIENTLKMREKQQAAVAKLGQEGLAGADLDELMQDSVRLITGTLDVEYCRIMKKEGDNAVMVAGVGWEEKNNTKNERENSKNDIVCYTLYSDCEEDSVIQENRSQDKFSGLSLLQENGIVSGMDVTIGSREEPYGVMNVHTTQRRVFTKDDMHFMQSVANVLAEALSRKEAEENLRTYAKQLEDANHLKVLFTDVLTHDLLNPANIIRGFTEELIIVEDKKRKQNLLDKIHKNNERMIYMIESASKFIKLESVDDIKFEEQDFLPILEKVVRNLGSEMDKKDIRFDMKAIGPYPSLMNPIMEEVFLNLLSNAIKFTPSKGRISITISDAMDKWKIQVTDTGQGINNGDREMIFERFRRAEKGSIKGSGLGLAIAKRIVELHGGEIGVENNPIGQGSDFWFTVKKAR